The genomic segment GAAGACCTTAATGATCGCTGAAATGAGTTTCAGAAAACTCGATGCACCCCAGCTTGTAGACAAAGTCGCTCGTGGTCAGAAGTACGCAAACGGTCAGGAGGTTCGGGTCGCTGCCTAATTCTTTTTACCCACCAATTGACAACGGCTCTGTCATCGACAAAGTCGATGATAAGATGAGAGCAACGATTCAAATCGCATAATTACTCTCGTTGGGAGGATAATCCAATGTTAGGGATCATAGGTGGTGCCTTAAAAACGATTGGCGGTGGTATCGCTAGCGGAGCCAAGTGGTTTGGCAGAGGCGTCGAGACCGGAGCCACCGAGGCCGCTAAAGGTATCGCTACTGGGGCCACCGAGGCAGCCAAGGGCGTGGCTACCGGAGCCAAGTTCGTTGGCCATGGCATTCAAGACGTCGGTGGCTCCATTGGCATGGGCAAGGACGGTATCATCACGAACTTCGTCCGGGACTACGTACCCGGCGGCGGTTTAGGAACATCTGCCTTTCAAGCCTTCGCCGGACACCTAGACTACGCCCGTTATGACGCGGTCAAAGGCTTGAGCACCGGGGCTAACTTCGCGATCACTAGTGTCGGGGTTCTGGGCGGACCGGGTGGCGTGATGTTGGCTGGAGGACTTGGAGGACTTGGAGGACTTGCCGGAAATGCCATCGAAGGTTCGATGCGCGGACTGACCAAAGACTCCATCATAAAAAACAGAGTCGAGGGTCTCAGTTGGCAAGGTCTCGGTACTTCCTTCGTCACTGGTGCGGCAGTCGCCGGCGTCGCGAATTCAGCAGGCAAATACTTTAGCGGGACGAGACTGGGCCAGGCGTTATCGAGCGCGGCCAATCGGTTTTCCGCCTGGAAATCGAACGTGAAATTGAAAATGGGGCTTGCTCCCTCCGTACCAGGGATCCCCACGGTTTTGGGCAAGTGGGGTACGTACAAGGCTGCGCTGTGGGAGAAGATTACTAGCCCAGTCAAATAGGGCTTCCCGGCACTTCGCACCGCATGGCCAGCAATCAAATCGGGGGCACAAAATATTGGCAGAAAATCTGGCCGCGCACTGAAGGCCGTAGCAGCGGCAGGCGCTGTAACCTATGCGGGCACGACGGCTGCTCCATACATTCAACGCGCTTTTTTGCCGCAGCAATCACAAATTCAACCCGCTTACTTGCCCCAGCCTTCACCTGTACCGACGCGAGCGGTACAACCGGCGCAAACGCGAATGGGGTCGGTGCCGCAAGCAGCGGCGGTATTTGGCGCTCTTGCCGTCGCCCCCACTGACCCGACTCGGTCGGCGGTGTCTTCCAACCAACCTTCTAGCGCCGCCGCTCAGAATGCCGCGCTCGGTTATTGCGGCGGCGACTGTGCGATTCAGGCCAATTTTCCCAGTGGGATGTGCGCCGCGTACGCGGCTTCCATGGAAAGCAACGGCGGGAGTTATTGGGGTTGGGGTACGGATGCCAACCAAGCCATTGCACAGAACAAGGCGCTGCAGTCTTGCCGCAACAACGGTGGCGGTAACTGTGTGCTAAGCGCCGAGGGCTGTAATCGCTAACAGGGTGCTGAAAAAAAAGCGGAACATGCTTTGACAAGTCGAAGGACTCCGAACGTTTTTCGTAGCAGCCTGTTAGAGTCTCGACTAACGTTTTGCGATTGACTCGTAGGGTCGTGGTTCAGTTTGGGTCGGCGCGGGTTGTCATGCGAAGAGAGATTTCTCGCTGCGCTCGAAATGACAGCAGGAAAGTCCAGTTGTCATCTCGAACGAAGTGAGAGATCTCTAGCTAACTGAACCATCACCACTCGTCGCGGGGCGAAGCTAAGATCGTGTTGAAAATTCATTTTGGGAGAAATCTATGAACAACGCTTTAACATTCCAGCGACGCGTCACTGTCATGCTTTTGCTGCTGATCGCTGCATCGTTATTCACGTCGAATTCCATGGCGCAACAAACCCCAACGAAGCAGGCGGGATCAAGCGCCGTATCAACGGCGCCGGCGGCTTTGCCTTCGTTCTCGGATTATCCCGCGGGGCCGATGTTTACCGGCACTCCGGCGCCGGTAAATCTTGCGAGCGATCCCAACGCGCAATACGTTCGCTCGCAACTCACCGAGGGAGTAGCCGACGGACGCCGCTTCGCCGGCCACTACCGCATCGTCGAGTTTGGCTGCGGCACCGCGTGTCAGTCGGTCTGGGCCGTCGATCTGGTCGACGGACGGGTTTTCAATTTGTTTACCGCGAGCTCCGGTGTCGCCTTCCGACCTAACAGCCGACTAATCGTTGAGAACGATCCAAGTTTTTTCCTCGACATGCTGAAAACTAAGCTGGTGGCGGAGGTCGAGGCCTATATGAAGACCTACGGCGCGCCAAAGTTCTGGGTCGAGAACAAAGGAAAGTTCGAGCGCGTCGGCCCGGACAATCTGCGCATCGATCCAGTGAGTAAGAAGTTTGCGCCAGCCGTCACCGCGGCCACGGCCCCTGCGCCGGCGGCTTCGGCGCAAAAGAATCCGGTTCGACTCGATAAAGTTTCGATTCATCTGTTTCTCGAAAACAGCGGCACACTGAGCGAGGACGTGACCTCAGCGAGTGATTTTTCCACCTGGAACTCGACCCCTCTTGGCACGATGTTCTCCCCCGCCGATCGATTCAATGTTTTTTTGATCAAGGTGTGGCTCTCCTCAGACCGAGAAATTTCTCAACCGGGGGAAGTTGGAAAGGTTTTTGTGAAGTCGGAAAAAACCAACAAGATGTATTTCGAAGCGCCGATCAAGCAAATATATATCCCCAAAGATGGCCGCACCGTGGTGCCATTCCTGTATGCGGGCTACCGCTGCGAGCCGCTCGTCGTCGAAGTGCGCAGCTCGCCCAAATCGATCGTTAAGACGCTGCCGTTCAAGTGCGGCGAGTGAACGATCCGCAACACATTCGGCAATGCGGCAACGGTTCAGTTTGATTTTAACGTCGCATCTCAATGTAGCGGCCGACCTTCGTGTCGGCCCTCCGGACGGGCGGACACATAGGTCCGCCCCTACAAGTATTGGCGAAACTGAACCACTACCGGCAATGCTCTGCGTTGACTAAATCTGGAGAGCATTCAGGAGATTAACTTGATCTATCAATCGCACAGAGTATCGCGCGGCAGCTTATGTTCGCTTGTGGCGGCGGTACTTTTTACCTGGTCGGCAAACGCGTATGCCTGCGCGTGCTGCGCGGATTCGGGCGTGTGGCAAGAGACCGGCGCGAAAGTCAGCGGCAAAGATTTCGATGCCTTCAAAGACTTCAAGTTTTCCGCCACCGCACGACTCATCGCACCCAACGGAGACGACGAAGTCAAAGGTATTGGCCGGGTTGCTGACTACTCCTATAAGCTCGCGCTGGTGCCAAGCCCGCAACGCTGGAGCTTGGAGTTTACCGACAGTCGGGGTGCGAAAGGCAAGTTATTTCTCATACCGCTCACAACCACGTCTTTCGCTACCGATCTTTTCGATGGCAGCGAAAAAGGCGGCCTCGGCCCTCGCCTCTACAAAGAGTGGCGGTTCGAAGGACAAGTGGGTGCCGACAGTCTTTTCGCACAAGGAATCACCAACGACGCAAAATTCCGTCTAATCATTCAGGGACGAGGCAACCTCTGCCCCAACCCAGAAGATTTTAAACATTGGAAGTTGCAGGTCGCTGGCCAACGGGCGCAATACACATTTTATGGGGCGCTGCAGTAACTTGGGCGAGGCTAGACAATGAACTTTAGTGATCAACATTTTACCAAAATCGCGATGCCAATCGGAGCAAGTCAAATGCGTATCCTTTTAATTATTTTCTCCATGCTCGTTTCAATCAACGCTTATGCCGACTACGATAAATCTTGGTTTAAATCTCAATATTGGTCGGGCGAGTGGCCCCATGTTTTTTCCGTCGTGCAAAAAGGCGTTCAAGTCATGGGCCGCAAGGCGATGGACAAAAATTTATCCCGGTCCATTCAATGTGAGCTGCCCGACAAAGACGTGTTCAATCCCTGGAACTCGCAACGGGCCAAACTGAGCGATGCGCAGTATTGGACCGCATCAAAGATCATTCCGCTGATCGCCAAGAAGGATTTCACCTTCAAGGATGACAAAAAGTCGGTAGCCATCAAAAAGGGGCAAGTGATTGAGTATCTGATCTATGGCGGCGAGGGTTTTTTCGAGGTTCGCATCAACGGGACGCAATACAGCGCCGGCCCAGAGCTCTATGAACAAGTTGAAAAAGTCCCGGAAAACGCCAGTCTCCAAGATGAATGGCTGCGCCTAAAGTGCGTCGGCGGACAGATCGTTTGGCTCTACTTCGAGGACCTCGTGCGCACGGAGAAAGACAGCAAAAAAAATTTTATCGGGGGATTGTGGAATGCGAGCATCGGCAATCCCGGCGTGGATGACTACGGCAAAGCACGGGATCTCACCGACCAGGAGATCGCAAAGGGCGGCAACTGGCGATCTATCGAAGCGCGGTAGAGGCTCGATACGGTAAACTGAACAACCCTCGGCTTTAAGCCGAGGGTTTCTGAATTCGTCGACTAGAAGTCGGCTCTTCATTCCGCCATGCCGGCGCAGGCCGGCATGGCAAAACTTTTCTTCTTACCCCACCGCCCCCAACTGCAATCGTTTGCCCCAGCGATGTTTGAGAATCTCCCGCATACCGGCGGACTCTTTGCTTTTGAGTTGGGGATCTTTTTCGATCCACGCCATCGCTTCTTTGCGCGCTTCGATTAGCAAGCGCGCGTCGCGGATTAAATTGGCCAGGCGGAAGTCGGCGAGGCCGGCTTGACGGGTACCGAGGAGTTCGCCAGGGCCGCGAATTTTTAGATCGGCTTCGGCGATCTTGAAACCGTCGATCTCCATTTCCATCACGCGCAAACGTTCGGCGGCGATGGAATTGGCCGCGCCGTGATTGACGAGAAAACAAAAACCCGGCGCGCTGCCGCGCCCGACCCGGCCGCGTAGTTGGTGTAGCTGCGACAAGCCGAAGCGGTCGGCGTGTTCGACGACCATGACGGTGGCGTTGGCGATGTCGATGCCGACTTCGATGACTGTTGTCGCAACCAGAATTCCCAGTTTACCGTCGCGAAAATTGCGCATCACATCATCGCGCTCTTCGGCCTTCATGCGCCCGTGCACCAGACCGATACCGAAATCTTTAAACAGCGTCTGGCCCATCTTCTCGGCCATCTGGGTGGCGTCGCGCACTTGCTGAAGCTGCTCCGACGCCTCGACCAAGGGCAAGACCACGAAAGCTTGGTGGCCGCGCTTGAGTTCTTCGAGGACTTTTAAATAAAGCTGCTTGCGCTCGCGTTCGGCGAAAACCTTGGTCGTGATCGGCGTGCGCCCCGGCGGCATCTCGTCGAGATAAGAAACCTCCATATCGCCGTAGAGCACCATCGCCAAACTACGTGGGATCGGCGTCGCGCTCATCAGCAACATATGCGGCTCGCGCGCGCCGGCATCGGCGCCGACTAACTGGCGCAGCGACAAGCGCTGCATGACGCCGAAGCGATGCTGCTCGTCGATGACGCCCAAACCCATGCGCGCCGCGCGCACGTCTTCTTGAATCAAGGCGTGGGTGCCGACGATAAATTGCATCTCGCCGTCGGCGATGCGCCGCAATACAACTTTGCGCTCCCGCGCCGGCGTCGATGCCGTCAAGAGCGCGGCGGAGATGCCAAGAGCGCCTGCGAATGTTTGTAAGTTGCGAAAGTGCTGTTCGGCGAGCATTTCCGTCGGCGCCATCCACAGCGCTTGATAGCCTTGCTCGATGACTTGCAGCGAAGCCAACCACGCCACCATGGTCTTGCCCGAGCCGACATCGCCCTGGACCAAGCGCTGCATCGGCTGTGGAGTCTTGAGGTCTACATCGATCTCGCTGAGCACGCGCTCCTGCGCGCCGGTCAGTTTGAACGGCAATAGCTCGCGCATGCGCGAAGCCAATTGATTTCTGCGTGGCGAACACTCAACTGCCGCGCTTTGCCGGCGTGCCTGCTTACGCAGACCTAAACCCAACTGCAAAAAAAATAGTTCTTCGAAGACGATGCTCTTATGCGCTGATGAACTGGCGTCGTTCAACGCCGCAACATCGGCGTCGAGCGTCGGTTGATGCAATTGCGTGAGCGCGGCGGGCATGTCGAGCAACTTCTGACGCGCGATGACTTCGGCCGGCATGCGATTCGGTAGAAAGCGACGATATTCGAGCGCTTCAGCAACTAATTTACGCAAAAACGAAAGTGGCAATCCGCCAGGTCGTAAATAAATCGGCAGCACGCGCTGCTGTGCGCCCTCTTCGCCGGCTTCGATCACTTCGAAATCGGGATGAACGATGCGCAGCCGCTCCTGTTGGCCGCGCTCGACTTTGCCGTGCACCAGCAACGTCTGGCCTTTGGCCATGCCGTTGACCAAGAAACTTGGCGCGCGATACCAAACCAGATCGAGCTGGCCGCTGTCATCGCGCAAAGTCGCGCTCAACATCTGCATGCGCCGGCGCGG from the Deltaproteobacteria bacterium genome contains:
- a CDS encoding DUF4189 domain-containing protein, translating into MGSVPQAAAVFGALAVAPTDPTRSAVSSNQPSSAAAQNAALGYCGGDCAIQANFPSGMCAAYAASMESNGGSYWGWGTDANQAIAQNKALQSCRNNGGGNCVLSAEGCNR
- the recG gene encoding ATP-dependent DNA helicase RecG: MTAVTANSKIDIAGKDRVPSVRDCLRQLATSIQFLKGVGPKRAEQLEAAGLCTVEDVLYHLPFRYEDRRQRKKIAAAVLGQEESFIGELILLQNRFVPRRRMQMLSATLRDDSGQLDLVWYRAPSFLVNGMAKGQTLLVHGKVERGQQERLRIVHPDFEVIEAGEEGAQQRVLPIYLRPGGLPLSFLRKLVAEALEYRRFLPNRMPAEVIARQKLLDMPAALTQLHQPTLDADVAALNDASSSAHKSIVFEELFFLQLGLGLRKQARRQSAAVECSPRRNQLASRMRELLPFKLTGAQERVLSEIDVDLKTPQPMQRLVQGDVGSGKTMVAWLASLQVIEQGYQALWMAPTEMLAEQHFRNLQTFAGALGISAALLTASTPARERKVVLRRIADGEMQFIVGTHALIQEDVRAARMGLGVIDEQHRFGVMQRLSLRQLVGADAGAREPHMLLMSATPIPRSLAMVLYGDMEVSYLDEMPPGRTPITTKVFAERERKQLYLKVLEELKRGHQAFVVLPLVEASEQLQQVRDATQMAEKMGQTLFKDFGIGLVHGRMKAEERDDVMRNFRDGKLGILVATTVIEVGIDIANATVMVVEHADRFGLSQLHQLRGRVGRGSAPGFCFLVNHGAANSIAAERLRVMEMEIDGFKIAEADLKIRGPGELLGTRQAGLADFRLANLIRDARLLIEARKEAMAWIEKDPQLKSKESAGMREILKHRWGKRLQLGAVG